The Hordeum vulgare subsp. vulgare chromosome 7H, MorexV3_pseudomolecules_assembly, whole genome shotgun sequence DNA window GCCCATGTagaaacctcctatattacgctcggaCACACGCCCGTTTGGGCTGGCCCATGCAGAGGCGCCTGTTTTTTAGTtccgtttttatttttattttcagttctgtcatatttttctattttaaaaaatTTAAACTTCAATTAACTTTTAAACTTTTAAGAAACTGGAAATTTTCAATCAAcatattcaaaaaaaaattgtttgtgaattcaaaaactgctcggggtttttgtaaaaaatgttcgCATATACAATAACATGTTTGCATCTACAATAAAAAAtcccatgatttcaaatcaaattcgaagtattaaaaattattaaaggcatttaacaaaatgttttctaattcaaaatatgttaatgcttttaaaaaatgtcctaaaatttgaaaaatagttAATGCCTGTTTTTgtagtttattttttattttcatttttctgttccattttgttttcttctactTTTGCAAtttaaaaaaataggaattttgaattaaaatgttgacgaaaacataaaatgcttgtgaattcaaaaaaagcTTGGGTTTTTTCTAAAAGTTTCGCATATTCAAAAACAATGTCCGTGAATTTAAAATATAGATTACTTATTGatcaaaatgtttgtttattcagaaaattaTGACGCATTTCAAAAAATCTTCATTAATTTGAAAAACATCCTCTAACTTCAAAAAATATGTTCGGCTATTCTAGAATTGTACACGAATTTAAAAGAAAATACTTAAAAcccgtttgaaatataaaaaatgttcacgatttttagtaaatgtttgtaaactgAAACAAATGTTCTTAAtttaaaattgttctcatatttgtaaaaatgttcacaCAGGATCTAAGGTATGTAGTTAAAcagtaatgcttctaagtctttgtgacaatatacccgtgtgaattttgaagaattaactgtcggATGGacgaattattattgtatgttttctaaaaaaaatcttgaaattcagaataagtaTTTGAATTattaagatttttgacaaccatgatatttttaaaaataatgtgaagattgcttcaacttgtgaataaatttaaaagaagaaacattttttgcatttgtgcacaaaatttcaaaatcaagcgattATGTGTGAACATGATGTGGTCATCTTTATTGAagattatgattttttttttctttcattacaacgcacgggcccttttgctagtaaaactTAGGTGAAGTGCGAAGGGGATTATCAACCGGGCATGATGATCAGCGGTCTGCGTGTGGTTTTCTATCTTTGCTCCAAGGCGACTTACCTCGTTGAGCCGTTTACGGAAATGTCGCTAATGGAAGCTCCCAAACTGATGCAGTGATCGATCATATTGCGTGGTGCGTTTAGTTTGCTCCACCGGGGAGAAACTAAGTAACCATTCGGCATGCATGGTGAGCCATAtatcaaaataaaaaacaatgataaaaagggaaagaaaaaCGAAGTACTATTAGCACGCAAATTCAGACAGTTCCGTGTCAGGCAGCTAGGCTCGATGGATGCAGTTACGCTACGCTTGCCATGCGACGCCATCCATGTTGACATGTTGCctattccttgacgccttcgacaAACCCAAGTACCCAACCCTCCCTAGTCGACACTGCCAGCCTAAGCAAACTCGGAGACACGCAAGAACCAGCCATCCGAGAAAAGAAAACCACCACCCCGCAAGCACGCACAAAGCACCTATTCCTCCATCAAGAATCTGCTACGCATGTTCCTTCGTCTCGCACATGCATCTCTAGCTGGCTAGCTAGTGTATTTGATTACAAATATCCATCCAGATCACAGTCCAATCACGCACAACAATCGATCATGGCAGCTGCTTCTTCTACCTCTGCCGTTTCCGTCAGGCAACGGACTGCCGCAGCAGCATCGCCACTGCTCCAAGATCAGCAGCAGGAAAAGCATCAAGATGGAGCTGTTGATCCGGTACCTCCGCCGCCAGCGCCGCGATCGACGCTGTACCAGGCGCTGACGTCGACGGCGAGCCTGGCCAACCTGCTCCCGACGGGTACGGTGCTGGCTTTCCAGCTGCTCGCGCCGGCCTTCACCAACCACGGCGCCtgcgacgccaccacggcgctgCTCACGCggatcctcctcgccgtcctcgcgCTCTCCTGCCTCCTCGCCTCCTTCACCGATTCCCTCAAGGGACCCGACGGCCGCGTCTACTACGGCGTCGCCACCCTCAGGGGCCTCTGGCTGCTCGACTACCCGCCCGCCGCGCCCACGCCGCCGGACACGGCCAGGTACAGGCTGGCGCCAATCGACGCCGTGCACGCGGCGCTGTCGGTGGCCGTGTTCGGGGTGGTGGCGGCCAGAGACAAGAACGTTGTGCGGTGCTTCTACGGCCCATCGCCGGCGAGAGAGACGGAGGAGGTGCTGGACATCGTGCCGCTCGGCGTCGGCGTGCTCTGCAGCTTGCTCTTCGTCGCGTTCCCCACCAGGCGGCACGGCATCGGCTACCCTGTCACTAACGGCGCCAGTGGCAGCAGCACCTGAATAAAGTAAACTTACCCGCGCATGTACAAAGCTCAAGAATTACTGTCTGTTTACGGTGGTACTAACTTAAGAGCAATGTATCATTCTATGATTTCGATTTCTTGCTTGTTTGACCTGTGGGATGTAAACGATCTGACTATAGATTCTACACACACAAAATCTGTTATTTTTAATTTCCTTTGTGAGTATTATTTTCTAATAATGAGCAAAATGCATGCGCGTTCCTATTTTTCAGAGGGTTGATGCGGTCCTAATTCTTTTAAAATGTAAGTATGGGTCTTAAATGTTTTGAAATTGTTCATCTGATTTTCTAATTGGTCCTAATTCTTTCAAAATGTAAGTATGGATCTTAAATGTTTTGAAATTGTTCATTTGATTTTCTAATTCGTCCGGCCGTCACTGACCAATTTGGGTGGCGCTTTGACTACAACCACATGGACGGGAGGGCCCAAGATGCATAACAACCCGTCGTGCATATTTGCAAAAGAACCTTCGAACTCTAATTCCTTTGCAGTCGCGGTCCTTTCCTCATCCCCACCCCTCACTGATGAAACAGGGGTCATCGGCGGCGGAGGTGCTGCTCCGGTGAGAACAAGCGGTCATCGCAGACGGTTGCCACTGCTGCGGCGACCCGGACATCCGCCTCTGTAATATGGTCACTGCACGTAACCCTAACCCTCGATGCTACTCTTTGGTTTGTCTTTTTCCGATTTAGGTAGAATACATGGTAGATATTGATCGAATCCCTTATGATCTAGGACCGCAAGATGACCTTTTCACCGTAGGAATAAACCGTGTTGGATTTTTTTTTCGGATTTGGCAATTCGAAGACATATGTTGAAGGCAAAGTTACTATGTTCGATGGTTGTGAAGTAGATACATGGTCTACTTCCTCGCTCACTGATTTTATGCAACAATTAGGAAATAGTGACCAATCAAAGATTGTTTTGCACCGGTTGCTTCCTGGAAAGAATCTAGAGGACGAACTCTAGATTATGGACTGCGACCCTGACACGTTGCACATGACAACATTTGTTACATAAGTATTTATAGTTGTTTGTGGACCACAAAGATATGACATTTGACAATGCAAATATTAATGTTAgtagtactcccttcgtccggGTGTATAGAGCATGCGCATAGTTTTAGGTCGTTAATTTAACTACTTAAATATGTATTATATGTAATAAATAATATATCATTAGATTCATGGGGTTATGTACTTTCTGAATATGTAAATTTTATCGCATATAACATATATTTAGCTAGTTAAATTGACAACCTAAAACTACGTGCATGCCGTATACACTTGGACGGAGGTAGTACACCCAATCTCCTGCTTGTCCCGCTCCGCTGCTTAAGCTAGATATCGCGAGAGCTTTTGACAACGTATCATGAGAATACTTGCTAGAGGTGTTGCAAGAGCTCGGTTTCCCGGCGCGCTGGCGAGACTGGATGGCACTGCTATTTACTACGGCGTCATCGTCAGTTATGCTAAATGGCACGGTTGGACGCCCGTTCAGCCACCAACGGGGATTACGACAGGGGGACCCGCTATCGCCACTCCTGTTCATCATCGCCACCGACACCCTACACCGGCTGCTGGAGAAAGCAACTGAGATGCACTTGCTAGCCCCGCTGCCGGGCAGGGACATCTCTCTCCGGGTTAGCCTCTATGCGGACGACGTGGTCATCTTTGCCAACCCGGATAAAATGGAGATAGACGCCCTGATGGATATTCTTCGGAGTTTTGGACACGCGTCAGGACTACACATCAATCCGGCAAAGTCTACCGCCTCCGCCATCCGCTGCGACGAGCTCAACCTGCAAGAGATCCTGGCTAACTTCGGCGGTGAAGTCAAGGGCTTCCTGGTTCGCAGTGTTCTAACCGCGCTACCAACTTTTGCGCTATCAGTGCTATGGGCACCTAAGAAATTCTTCGACGAGGTAGACAAGGCTAGGCGACGATTCCTTTGGGCACAAGAGGAGGAAGCAAGTGGAGGGAAATGCAAAGTAAATTGGCCCGTAGTATGCTCCCCAGTGGATAACGGGGGACTAGGAATCCTAGATTTGAACCGTTTCAGTAAAGCACTAAGGCTGCGTTGGCTATGGCTCTCCTAGACAAGCCCAGACAGACCATGGCATGGCATGACACTACCGTGTGACGAAGCCGACAAGGCACTTTTTAGTGCTTCCGCGACTGTTACTCTTGGCAACGGCGCAACGACATCCTTTTGGCACTGCTCATGGACGGGCACCGGAAACCTAAAGACGACATTCCCAACTCTCTTTAGGAACTCCAGGAGAAAGAACAGATCGGTAAAAGAGGCGATGGAAAATAACACCTAGATAGCAGACCTCGCCCATGGAGACACAATGCAGGTCTGGGAGGAGGAGATTAGGCTACATAGATGGATCCAAGACAGGGATCTCCACTTGCAAGAAGGGACTAGAGACACAATCAAGTGGAAACTTGAAGCATCGGGAAAGTATAGAGCAAGCTCTGCATACAAGGCCCAGTTCGAGGGATTCCTAAAATCTAAttacaaaaagatgatctggacaACCTAGGCACCTGCGCGATTGAAGATATTTACCTGGCTGCTGCTCAAGAACAGACTGTGGTGCAACGATCGTCTACAACGAAGGGGTTGGCCTAATGGATATTTTTGCCAATTATGCCTTCGGAATCTAGAATCCTCGGTGCACTTGTTCTGGCAATGCCCGATGTCACTTGCGGTATGGACACACGCTGCATCGCGCCCCGGATGTGCCTCACTGCACCCAAGCGCATGGGATGAGAAGATAAAATCATCAGATATTGTAGCTAGGATAGTCACCAAAGCTATGCCGGAGCACAGAAGGGCCATCAAGACAAtgttcatcttgatcttgtctgAGATTTGGAAGGAGAGGAATGAATGCACCTTCAGGAACAAGCACGTGGGGCTATAAAATATGAAGAATGCAATCACAAGAACCATCGAGTTTTGGAGACAAGCAGGAGCGTCGTTCTTGGAGCACCCTTTCTAGGATCCACCGTGAAATGTTGCCCTCTGTAATTTCTTTTTCGACTCGGTTTCTTTTCTATCCTTGATCCTCGGATCACATCCACATTTGTTTTCCCACAATGCTACCTGCTTTTGATCAATATATGCCAACCACAAGTTGGGTCTTTCAAAAAAAGAGCTGAAAGTCGCATGGCTTTAACACTCGAATTAGGGGCTATCCTAGGTTTAGGGTTAAAGATCAAAAAGGCGGAGTTAACCACTCTCATGCATGCAACAACAATGTAGAGAGTAGCACTGTTCCACCAATGGAAAATTGTTGGACATGAGCTGAGAAGAAACAGAAGAAAACTTGTGTTAGAAAAAGAACCCCCCCATGAAAATAACAGTGACAATGATGGGGGTGAATGAGACTCGGACTAAGTTAACTCTGAGAACGAAGTAGCTAAAAATGATGATGATTTCCGTGAAGAACGGGTATATGAGAAATTTGAGAGAAAAAGAAGGAATCTAAATGGCAGAAGAAACATGACTATGATTCAGATGAGTTACAAGAGCTATAGGATTCAGAGCTTGAAGATATTGATTAACTAGAGGAAGTGGAAAGTTGATGCTTAAGGAaggaaaaaatgaagaagaaagtgaagctcAAAAGGTGGAGGCTCGAGAACATGAAAGGTGTGAATTTTCACATAGGCATGGTGTTGTTGACTAGGATTGAACTTAGAGAAGCAATTCAAGAGTACATTGTCAAACAAAGAGTGCAAATGCAGTACAAGAGCAGCTCGAAAAAATTGCGTCGTTCCTCCCCTTCCGCATCACTTCCGCGAGCGACCGGGAGGGCTAACCGTAGCGCCGCCGGGTCGGGctgtccctctcctcctctccccttACCACCACCGGTGCATGCCGTTGGGCTAAGCCCGATAAGCATTAGCGGCGGCGGGGCTCCTCACCACCCCTCAAAGACGATGGTGCGGGCCGACATGTTCGGGCGGCAACAGCGTGCGGGTGCAGGGTGCGCCGACGTGGTGGCTGGCGACTGGCCGCGATGTTGAGGACGCGCGGCCCGGTGTGGTGGGTTGCAGGTGGTGGCGCCCGTTGCGGAGGCGGCGGCCCGATCTGGATCCGATGGGCGCGGATCTAGTCGGCAGTTGGCTTGGTGGTCGCCGGTGGCTCCCCGTCCTCCTGGAGGTCCCTCGTGCCTTCATGGATGCGTGGGGTGGTGGCTGCTCCGCTGCGGGGCTGGTGGCGTCGCACTCGCCCAGATCTGATGGCAGGATCAGGGTGGGCGGCACGGCTGGGGCTACGGCCTGGCGTGGCCGGTGCTCCGACCGTGGGTGTCCGCGCGTGGAGGCCTAGCACGGgcagtggcctcctggtggcgcggCGGCTACACGGCAGCTCAGCGGGCCGACTGGCTTTCCAGTGTCGGCTCATCCGTAGGCGGTCTGTTTCGACCTTCGGCCGCTCTCCTTGTTGTCTGGTTACTACCTTCGTCGTAGGTTCGACCCTCCCCCGACTACGGTCCATCGCTCGTCTCGCACCCGGCAGAAGGACCGACCTCATCTCGCGCCTGGCAGCAGGAGCGACCTTGTCTCGCGCCCGGCTGCAGGACCGACCTCGTCTCACGTCCGGCAGCAAAACCGACCTCGTCTCGCCCCCGGCAGTAGGACCGAGCTCGTCTCGCATCCGGCGCTGCAGGACGGGTCGATGGAGCCATGTTGGGGACAACCCAGGGGTGTGAATGGCGGGTCCTCTcggcttgtatttgtggttggggTAGCAGTGGGTATCGGGTGAGGTGGTGTCCAGGTTTGGGTTGTCGGGGCGGCGGCCCTGGTGGTGGTGTTGCGGTGCTCACGGGCAGAGCCCGTGGCTAGGTGTTGCTTGATGCTCATGGCTGTGTGGGCCGCGTGGTCGCCGGGGTGTGGTGTACGGTAGTGGTGAGTGTTGGTCGGAGTGAAAACCCGATCCATCTTCGGACGGACCAATGGCGGCGTGCTCTCTCCCTTTTTGAAGGCGTCGTCGCGGCTCTCATTGCCCGTCATTATGCTCCAGGGAAAACTTTGATCCTCGGGTCTGGTGGTGGCGGCATTCTGGTGTCGTAACTTTTCTGAATGTGACGCCTTGGAGCACACGGTTCGTCATATGCAGCTTCATCTCTCCGCGGTGGCGTGTTCATTGTTGAGAACTCTCATTGCTCTTGtagtactagggatagtgttgctGCGCTCAGCGTCTATGTATCCTGCCTTGGATGTATGCGTGTGTTACGATGTTGATTGCTTTATTTATAAAACGGGAcgaaagcctttttcggtaatgcagTAAAAAAATGATAGGAAGAGGATAGGGGCATGATGTGTTGGAGATTATCGCCGATTCCTGTTTGCTGCACCTAACAACAGGACCAAATCATGAGTTGTGAATAAATATGTGGGACAACATACATATGAAAGAGAACGGACACAGAAGTAATCCACAACAAGATATCTGACTGACAAGTATTTGAAGACATTTAGAGCAGATGAGAAGATGTCATTAAAGACCTTTGGCAGGCTTGTTAAGCTGGATTACAATATGCTTCCTACTAGACGCAAGATAGCAAGAGCAAGAAGGGTTGCATTGAAGCAAAATTAACGGAGATGTAATAGAATAGTACAATTTACTATGGGACTTTGCAGCTAAAATTAGATTGTCAAATCCTAGATGTACCATGTTTGTGAATGCAAATGATGGAATGTTTGAGAACTTCTACATGCCCATAGATGCATGCTAGAGGTATTttactacttcctccgtcacaCTTTAGAAGGCATGCACGTGTATTTAGAtcatcaatttgacttatataaaatatattgtttaactttaaaattatatcattagaaaataaaatatttaaagtttctaatgatatattttttattacATATGCCTCTCATTAAATTGATCAAATAAACGACCTAGGTACATGTATCGTACTTGTAAACTCAAACGGAGTAAGTAGCTTCGACCCATTATATGCATTGACGGGTGGGCATAGTCATTTCGGCTCTCGGGTCTAAATGATCTTGTTATCTGAACCATCTAATATTATTGGGATGGGTGCATGCGGTTGTATTTCACGGCGTATTCATGTTTCACCTCTTCTTCAATACAACCCCGGACACAACGACGGCGCAGATTAAACGACATCCTTTCATAAAAAAAGGCGGGATGGTCTTTTCTCCCCTTCCAACGGACGCACGTCAGCCCCGCGGCGCCAGCAGACGGTCGGGCGACGTACAGGTACCGGGGAGGTACGCGTCGTACCCGCTTTAGCCGGCGTGACGTGTCGTCTCCACGTCAGCCCGCGTCGCCCTGACCGCGGTCAAACCAGACCCCTTCACGTCGGTTCCAGATTGACCGTCGGTTCCCGAGGCCGCCGCCATTAATCCCGCTCGCGTCGTCAGATCGCCGTCTCCCGAGGCCGCCGCCCTTAATCCCGCCTGCGTCGTCAGTTCGCTGTCTCCCGAGGCCTGACGCATTAACGCGTGACGCCGTCGCCTATTGACCGTCGGTCCGCCGTCTCCCGAGGCCCGACGCATTAACGCATGACGCCGTCGCCTATTGACCGTCGGTCCGGCCGTCTCCCGAGGTCGACGCATTAACGCCTGAAGCCGCCGTCTCCCGAGGCCCGTCGCCTCCCCGAGGCAACGAGTTTACTACGGGGGAGTAACGCCGCCCAACCGCACCGTCGCCTCCCCTTCCCCCGGCGGTCTATATAAAGTCGGTGCCCCCGGGCACGTTGCCCAGACGCGtcgctctcctctcctctcccccgtcGCCCCACCGCTCCTCTCTCCCTGACCTCTCGCCCCGACGATGGCGTCCTCCATCGACGGAAGCAGTTCCTGCGCCGGTGGCGACCCGCCGAGCATCTGGCCAACGAGGCTTGACGGGCCGGCGATGGAGGAGCTCCACCGCTACGCGCCGCTAGTCCTGCCGGGGTGCCGGCTCGCAAAGCCGTGGAAAGTCAGCAAGGACGGTTACGCGACGCTCGGCCCGCCGCGACGGAGGAGGAGCGTCGTAACCATCGCAGAGGCCGGCACAACATCTACGACCGACACGCGTTTTGGGACGGCAAGTCCTACACTGACATCATCAACCAGCACCAACGCGCGTCGGCGGTCGCGGGCAACCCTATCAGCCCCGGCGGCAACCAGCATCGCCCGAGGGGTCGGGCGTTAACCCCCCAACCCCCGCAAGTGGCCCTGCCTGTGGCCCCGCCAAAGGTTGAACTCTCACCGGAGCAGGTCGTCCTACACAAGGACGACGACCCGAATGATTTATTTGGGCTGCTCGTCACCCTGCGTGCTTCTCAGGTGAAGGCAGCGGCGGCCACGGCGACATCGAGGGAGGAGGCGGAGATCGCGGTGGAAATCCAGGCGGCGGCGGCACTCGCGACGAATCTGCAGCCCGTCATCGAGGAAGACggctactacgacgacgacgatatcGACTTGGATAACCTCGGCAACAGTTCCGCCGACGACGACGGTGCGGACGGGGATGACGCGGTGGAGGGGTCGGACGTCGTCTACCTCGACGAGTGCGATTAGATTAGTTTTAATAATGTTTAACTAAATTCCGTTTTTAGTTTTAGTAATGTTTAATTAAATTTCACTTTTAGTTTTAGTAATGTTTAATTAAAGTTGTGTTATGTTCGAATGTAATATGAATGAACTACGGTTATCTAAATTAAGTGTTGTTATGTTATCTAAATTAAGTGTTGTTATGTTATCTAAATTaagtgttgttgttattatttcttCGGAAtattgaacaatttttgaaatatgTTAAAAAAGGCCTTCCttacatttaaaaaaatatacaAACAGTTCATAAAAATGCAAATAAAATTTTGAAGCACGCGATTTTGAAAAAGAACACACACATTGTTTTAAGGCCATTATTGGATTACCTTATTTAACCGGAGCATTATAACAACAGACGCAAATCTCTCGTAACGATGGGCCAATAACGTTGTTGGTTTATCTTCTTTAATATATGTGTTCACTTTAaacgatgatgtgatgatgttacTCCGATTCATAAAACAGAACCAATTTTTTTCACACGCCCTAGTGATCATCGCAAGGAGTCACGccaatttttgtaatttttgacatTTCgtatattttctatgatttttcatctCCGACATCTGTTCTTGCctatttttgaatggaaattcacaaAAAAGCAAGGATtgtcagaaaataaaaaaaatgatgtgcctccttgtgaagttcattaggAAGCATGGAAAAAATTGAGTCCGTTTGATGAATGGGAGTAGAAAGATCGCATTGTAACACCCCTTTTGTCCATACCGACAGCGGTGGgttgcacatgatgtacatgcatgcattcatgaaatgtacccaacttttgccggcatttGACAATGCACATCCAATTGTGTCaggcaaaatttcaacgaaatcgaagaccaaacgcacgttgcgtcacgtccggcatctgttctTGCCTGTTtttgcatgaaaattcacaaaaaAACAAGAATTGTCCGGAAAAAAATGACGTGCCTCATTGTGAAGTTCATTAGGAAGCATGGAAAAAAATTGGGTCGGATGATGAATGGGAGTAGCAAGATCGCATTGTAACACCCCTTCCGTCTTtaatataaaaaaagaggagaagagttaGACTCCTGTCGACGTCGTTAGTTGCCCTGTTGTGATCTCAGCTGACGTCGCCATAGTAGGGTATTCGCGCCCGACAGGATAACCGACGTGCATGCAATCTGTTCCCACACCTAGCCCTACCCCGACGTGATCTCGTTGCCGCCGCCCACCCCCCCTCCTCGCTCTAGACTACCCGCCGCCCTCCATCCTTCCCGCGGCCGTTGTGTTCTCTCCCTTCTCCCTCGGTCCTCCATACGGTGGTGTGATCTATCACCTCGTCTGCCGTCACACATCTACGTCCGTACGTCGCCGCGCCCTCCGCCGTCCGTACGACCGCTGTTGCATCGTCTGCCGTCCGCCGTCGACCTTCTACTTTGGGTAACTATATTTATGATGCTTTCATGTTAGTATTCACATGTCAAATGAGTTATCATACGTGACAATATTTTAAAATTATGAAGGATGAAT harbors:
- the LOC123409723 gene encoding protein DMP3-like, encoding MAAASSTSAVSVRQRTAAAASPLLQDQQQEKHQDGAVDPVPPPPAPRSTLYQALTSTASLANLLPTGTVLAFQLLAPAFTNHGACDATTALLTRILLAVLALSCLLASFTDSLKGPDGRVYYGVATLRGLWLLDYPPAAPTPPDTARYRLAPIDAVHAALSVAVFGVVAARDKNVVRCFYGPSPARETEEVLDIVPLGVGVLCSLLFVAFPTRRHGIGYPVTNGASGSST